The genomic interval TGATCTCGCTCGCGATCGCCGGTCTCTGGTCCGACCGGCGCGGCCCGATCCCGACGCTGCGCGCCGGTGCGATCTCGTTCGCGCTCGCCCAGTTGCTGGTCGGGACCGCGACCGGGATGCCGATGGTCGTCACCGGCCGCTTGCTCAGCGGCCTGGCCGAGGGGCTGCTCGACGTGTCCCTGATGGTGCTCGTCGCCCGCGCGCTTCCCGCCGTACTGCGGCCGCGGATGTTCTCGCTGTTCGCGGCGATGTGGATCCTGCCGTCCGTACTCGGCCCGGTGCTGACCGGTGTGGTGACCGAGCAGTTCGGCTGGCGCTGGGTCTTCCTCGGTGCGGTCGTCCTGCTCATCCCGAGCTGGCTGCTGCTCGGCCCGGCGATGCGCCAGTCGGCGACCGCGGTCGCACCCGAACGCACCGCCGAAGACATCGCCGAGCTCGCTGCCTGGCGAGCCGCTCTCCCCTGGGCCCTCGCCGCCTCCGTCGCACTGTTCTCGATGACGCTCGCAGGTGACCACCTGGAGGCCCATCCGTTCCTCGGCGGTACGGCGGTCGTCGTCGCGGTCGCCGTCCTCGCACGAGCCGCCGTACGCGTGATGCCCGCGGGCCTGTTCGTTGCCCGGCGCGGTTTCCCGGCCGTGGTCGCGGTCCGGGCACTCGGCGGGGTCGCGTTCACCGTGGCCGGCGCATACCTCCCGCTTTTGCTGACGCTGCAGCACCACTTCAGTCCCTCGCGGGCCGGCGTGACGCTGTCGATCACCGGCGTGTGCTGGGCATTCGGCTCGTGGCTGCAGGGCCGGGACCACGGGATCGATCGGGTCACGGTACTGCGGATCGGTCTGGCCTTCATGACCCTCGGACTGCTCGTCACCTCGTTGCTGGCGTGGACGGCCGCGACGAGCTGGATCGCCCTGGTCGGCTGGGGGCTCGGGGGCATCGGGATGGGCCTCAGCTCCTCGAGCCTGTCCGTCCTCACCCTCGACTTGTCCGATCACAACAATTCGGGACGCAACAGCAGTGCTGGTCAGATGGCCACGACGATGAGCGTCGCGACCGGATTGGCGA from Kribbella sp. NBC_00709 carries:
- a CDS encoding MFS transporter gives rise to the protein MSSTTETRLRLFTGQHLPLVLGVIGLVTLGAFENRAVGTALPTMVREFDALGSFGLANAAPSASYLISLAIAGLWSDRRGPIPTLRAGAISFALAQLLVGTATGMPMVVTGRLLSGLAEGLLDVSLMVLVARALPAVLRPRMFSLFAAMWILPSVLGPVLTGVVTEQFGWRWVFLGAVVLLIPSWLLLGPAMRQSATAVAPERTAEDIAELAAWRAALPWALAASVALFSMTLAGDHLEAHPFLGGTAVVVAVAVLARAAVRVMPAGLFVARRGFPAVVAVRALGGVAFTVAGAYLPLLLTLQHHFSPSRAGVTLSITGVCWAFGSWLQGRDHGIDRVTVLRIGLAFMTLGLLVTSLLAWTAATSWIALVGWGLGGIGMGLSSSSLSVLTLDLSDHNNSGRNSSAGQMATTMSVATGLAISGTLLAFNADNPRPWVFGSIITAGAVLALLAFLAAPRSRRA